TCGACAAGGAAAGACGAAAGAACGGCATCGAGCGCGCCAAATCGCGGCATATCCTCATCCCCACTTTCCGCCAGATGAAAAACCCCGACAAGGAGACGCCGGCGAAAGTCAAGGAAGGACTGAAAGAAACCGGCTTGTGGGACGTCAACCCGCTCAACCTGTTCCGCATCACCTGGAAGAACGAGCCTAAAACTTCCGGCGGGCTCTACGGCGGCGTCAACTTCATCGAGTTCCCCAGTTCGCTGACGGGAGTGAAGGCGCGCATCTTCGCACTCGTCGGCAAGTGGTTCCCCACCGGCGCCCACAAAGTCGGCGCAAGTTTCGGCTGCCTTGTACCCCGTCTTGTCACGGGACAGTTCGATCCCACCCACGATTGGGCCGTCTGGCCTTCGACGGGCAACTATTGCCGCGGCGGTGCGTACAACTCTCAGCTGCTCGGCTGCCGCTCCATCGCCATCCTCCCCGAAGGCATGAGCAAGGAACGCTTCGACTGGCTCCGCACCGTAGCCGGCGAGATCATCGCCACGCCCGGCACGGAGAGCAACGTCAAAGAAATTTACGACAAAGTCCATGAACTGCGCTCGACCCGCGACGACGTGGTGATCTTCAACCAGTTCGAGGAGTTCGGCAATTATCTGTGGCATTACGAAGTTACGGGCGGCGCGCTCGAAGAAGTGGCGAAAGGCTGCATGCGCCCGGGCGACCGCGTCGCCGCAGCCGTTTACACGACCGGCTCCGCCGGGACGATCGCCAGCGGCGACTATCTGAAACAGATCTGGCCCGGCATGAAGATCGTCGCCAGCGAAGCGCTGCAATGCCCCACCTTGCTGCGCAACGGCTGGGGGGCACACCGCATCGAAGGCATCGGCGACAAACACGTGCCCTGGGTACACAACGTGCGCAACACGGACATGGTCACCGCCATCGACGATAACGACTGCATGGCACTGATCCGCCTGTTCAACGAACCTGCCGGTCGCGAATTCCTCCGCCGCGCGGGAGTGCCCGCGGCCCTTACGGAACAGTTGGATCTGCTGGGCATTTCCGGCGTCGCCAATTTGCTGAGCGCGATCAAGGCCGCCAAGTACTACGAAATGGACGAGCACGACGTCGTTTTCACCATTCTTACCGACTCGATGGAAATGTACGGCTCGCGCCTGCAGGAACTCGAAGCGGAATTCGGGGCGTACGGCGCCGTTAACGCCGAAGTCGACTTCGCGAGCCGCCTGCACGGGCAAAAAAGCGATAATGCGCTGGAGCTCACCTATCCCGAACGCCTGCGCGTCCATAACCTGAAGTACTACACATGGATCGAGCAGCAGGGCAAAACCAGCGAAGAACTGCATAGCCAGTGG
This genomic stretch from Pyramidobacter piscolens W5455 harbors:
- a CDS encoding pyridoxal-phosphate dependent enzyme; protein product: MYDQINLLVDKERRKNGIERAKSRHILIPTFRQMKNPDKETPAKVKEGLKETGLWDVNPLNLFRITWKNEPKTSGGLYGGVNFIEFPSSLTGVKARIFALVGKWFPTGAHKVGASFGCLVPRLVTGQFDPTHDWAVWPSTGNYCRGGAYNSQLLGCRSIAILPEGMSKERFDWLRTVAGEIIATPGTESNVKEIYDKVHELRSTRDDVVIFNQFEEFGNYLWHYEVTGGALEEVAKGCMRPGDRVAAAVYTTGSAGTIASGDYLKQIWPGMKIVASEALQCPTLLRNGWGAHRIEGIGDKHVPWVHNVRNTDMVTAIDDNDCMALIRLFNEPAGREFLRRAGVPAALTEQLDLLGISGVANLLSAIKAAKYYEMDEHDVVFTILTDSMEMYGSRLQELEAEFGAYGAVNAEVDFASRLHGQKSDNALELTYPERLRVHNLKYYTWIEQQGKTSEELHSQWYDADNYWGEIRTMAPKIDKLIEEFNVATGLN